In Nitrospirota bacterium, one genomic interval encodes:
- a CDS encoding MogA/MoaB family molybdenum cofactor biosynthesis protein — MGSHTAHEHKSHAPGSIGCMVITCSDSRTQETDSSGQRIMHLLKDAGHTVVAYHLVKDEPSKIKAKVKAALTDKKIQAIIINGGTGISKRDSTFEAVDAMLEKRLVGFGEIFRYLTYQDIGSPAIMSRATAGIIKGRVLFSTPGSENAVRLAMEKLILPELGHLVKELTK; from the coding sequence ATGGGTAGCCACACAGCTCACGAACATAAATCCCATGCACCCGGCTCCATCGGGTGCATGGTCATTACCTGCAGCGACAGCCGCACGCAGGAAACCGACAGCAGTGGCCAGCGCATCATGCACCTGCTTAAAGATGCCGGCCATACGGTCGTGGCCTATCATCTCGTGAAAGACGAACCGTCCAAGATCAAAGCCAAGGTCAAAGCCGCCCTGACCGACAAGAAGATCCAGGCCATCATCATCAACGGCGGCACCGGTATCTCGAAGCGGGATTCAACCTTTGAAGCGGTCGATGCGATGTTGGAGAAGCGCCTGGTGGGATTCGGTGAGATCTTCCGCTACTTGACCTACCAGGACATCGGCTCCCCTGCCATCATGAGCCGCGCCACCGCCGGCATCATTAAAGGCCGCGTGCTCTTCTCTACCCCCGGCTCAGAAAACGCCGTGCGTCTGGCGATGGAAAAACTGATTCTGCCGGAACTCGGCCACCTGGTGAAAGAACTGACGAAGTAA
- a CDS encoding radical SAM protein, producing MTDLVQIAGLAPLTNGTRKKSKVMLLFPPEWVPTAPYLALPSLTAVLREAGHTVIQRDINIGMWDHFFSMEFLIWVKARLGMQLKPLQDKEKAGTLTEQEVDHKAVVEQAYAVDVFDLADRAEDAKLIVRGDRFYQAEILEGALNCFREAMQYISAAYYPASLVFYPMESNLGYRPGVSKEVLACLDDEQVNVYRDLCNQLVMPGVANEKPDVVGISIGTQMQLLAGLTFGKMIKETFPQIHVVVGGNVITRLQEDLAKQEQFFTDVFDSAILYEGEHALLWLIEALNGERAIASVPNLIYRDASGLHRSPEVYTEKTPALPLPDFDGLPLNRYFVPELIIPYLATRGCYWGRCTFCDHGQGYFDQYRGVPVQQVVEQIKALRDKYHCRHFLFSDESYPPALFKKVSQLLVDQQVGIKWTTLIRFEETLQDQETWDLASKAGCCTLYYGMESASERVLNLMDKHAKKSVIQRNLQMAAQAGIWNHVMAFYGFPGETLDEAMETRQFVIENQPVIHSLELFYFVAYRHTLMVRNPEKFGITIHKQEEYDLPLDYYYTLNDPSTLSCLEAMQLCEEFYRKDFHPWAVRVNSREHVFLYISKFGTNQLPQIYAKQPAAVGAAEGVSGLITWPVAKNGSEDGSEGMSRVVSHGRG from the coding sequence ATGACTGATCTGGTCCAAATAGCTGGTCTCGCTCCGCTGACCAACGGCACACGGAAAAAGTCGAAGGTCATGCTGCTCTTTCCGCCTGAGTGGGTGCCGACGGCTCCCTATCTCGCCTTGCCCTCTTTGACTGCCGTGCTGCGGGAGGCGGGCCATACGGTTATCCAGCGCGACATCAATATCGGGATGTGGGATCACTTCTTCAGCATGGAGTTCCTGATCTGGGTGAAGGCCCGGTTGGGGATGCAGCTCAAGCCACTACAAGATAAGGAGAAGGCAGGGACGCTGACGGAGCAGGAAGTCGATCACAAGGCGGTGGTGGAACAGGCCTATGCCGTCGATGTGTTCGATCTCGCGGACCGGGCCGAGGATGCCAAGCTGATTGTGCGCGGCGACCGTTTCTACCAGGCCGAGATACTGGAAGGCGCGTTGAACTGCTTCCGCGAAGCGATGCAATACATCTCAGCTGCCTACTACCCGGCCTCCCTTGTCTTCTATCCGATGGAGAGCAATCTGGGCTATCGGCCCGGAGTATCCAAGGAAGTATTGGCCTGTTTGGACGATGAGCAGGTGAACGTCTATCGGGATCTCTGTAACCAGCTGGTCATGCCGGGGGTGGCGAATGAGAAGCCGGATGTGGTCGGGATTTCGATCGGGACGCAGATGCAGCTCCTCGCAGGCCTCACGTTTGGCAAGATGATCAAGGAGACATTCCCGCAGATCCATGTGGTGGTGGGCGGCAACGTGATCACGCGGTTGCAGGAGGATCTGGCGAAGCAGGAGCAGTTCTTCACGGACGTGTTCGACTCGGCGATCCTTTATGAGGGCGAGCATGCCCTGCTGTGGCTCATCGAAGCGTTGAACGGCGAGCGGGCCATCGCCTCCGTGCCGAATTTGATCTATCGCGATGCCTCAGGCCTGCACCGGAGTCCCGAGGTCTACACAGAAAAGACGCCTGCGCTGCCCCTGCCGGACTTCGACGGATTGCCGCTGAATCGCTACTTCGTGCCGGAGTTGATCATTCCCTACTTGGCGACGCGCGGCTGCTATTGGGGCCGCTGCACCTTCTGCGACCATGGACAGGGCTACTTCGACCAGTATCGGGGCGTGCCGGTGCAACAAGTGGTCGAGCAGATCAAGGCGCTTCGGGACAAGTATCACTGCCGCCATTTCCTGTTCTCCGATGAATCCTATCCACCGGCGCTCTTCAAGAAGGTCTCGCAGCTGCTGGTGGATCAGCAGGTTGGAATCAAGTGGACGACGTTGATCCGGTTTGAAGAAACGCTCCAAGACCAGGAAACCTGGGATCTCGCGTCGAAGGCCGGCTGTTGCACTCTCTATTATGGGATGGAGTCGGCCAGCGAGCGAGTGTTGAACCTCATGGACAAGCATGCCAAGAAGAGCGTGATCCAACGCAACCTCCAGATGGCGGCGCAAGCGGGGATTTGGAACCATGTGATGGCCTTTTATGGATTCCCTGGCGAAACGCTCGACGAAGCGATGGAGACCCGCCAGTTCGTCATCGAGAACCAGCCGGTCATTCATTCGCTGGAGCTGTTCTACTTCGTGGCCTATCGCCATACGCTGATGGTGCGCAATCCGGAAAAGTTCGGGATTACGATTCACAAGCAGGAGGAGTATGATCTACCCCTGGACTACTACTACACGTTGAACGACCCCAGCACTCTTTCTTGTCTGGAGGCGATGCAACTCTGCGAGGAGTTCTACAGGAAGGATTTTCATCCCTGGGCCGTGCGTGTGAACTCGCGCGAGCATGTCTTTCTCTACATCTCGAAATTCGGGACGAATCAGTTGCCGCAGATCTACGCGAAACAGCCTGCGGCTGTTGGCGCAGCGGAGGGTGTGTCTGGCTTGATCACCTGGCCGGTCGCGAAGAATGGAAGCGAGGATGGCAGCGAAGGCATGAGTCGAGTCGTCTCTCATGGGCGCGGATGA
- a CDS encoding Rieske 2Fe-2S domain-containing protein encodes MSSVPVFFTVATVEEIPRGTGRVVEVQGVWIALFNVDGSFYAVDNTCPHAGGPLGEGQLDGCVVQCPWHGWRFNVQTGQRPENPDITVACCIVQIEGNQIQVALPENFT; translated from the coding sequence ATCAGCTCCGTGCCAGTTTTTTTTACCGTCGCGACAGTTGAAGAAATCCCTCGGGGAACCGGACGTGTCGTCGAAGTCCAAGGAGTCTGGATTGCGCTGTTCAACGTCGACGGATCCTTCTATGCCGTCGACAACACCTGCCCGCATGCAGGAGGACCGCTCGGAGAAGGCCAGCTGGACGGTTGCGTCGTCCAATGTCCCTGGCATGGATGGCGATTCAATGTGCAAACCGGTCAACGACCGGAGAATCCCGACATCACCGTCGCCTGCTGCATAGTCCAAATTGAAGGGAATCAGATTCAGGTGGCTCTACCGGAGAACTTCACTTAA
- a CDS encoding gamma-glutamylcyclotransferase, producing MKFFLYGDHLNPTQLKRRAPEHRFLMLAALPEHTIKFCRWSSQWRCGLASVIPSPGEQVWGAVFEVTDEDLKLMDLFEEDVPANAFRQVQVTVVTEAGEKVLVTTYAATPIGKFKPKAHYLDWVMKGLKHWKLPEEAIETWKSYAPQ from the coding sequence ATGAAATTCTTTCTCTACGGGGACCATCTCAACCCCACACAACTGAAACGTCGCGCGCCGGAACACCGGTTCCTCATGCTGGCAGCCCTCCCCGAACATACGATCAAATTTTGCCGATGGTCGTCGCAGTGGCGCTGCGGCCTCGCCAGCGTCATTCCGTCACCGGGAGAACAGGTCTGGGGAGCAGTCTTTGAGGTAACCGACGAAGATCTCAAGCTAATGGACCTCTTCGAGGAAGATGTCCCAGCGAACGCCTTTCGCCAGGTCCAAGTCACTGTCGTGACAGAAGCTGGCGAGAAAGTGCTCGTGACAACCTATGCCGCTACACCGATCGGAAAATTCAAACCAAAAGCGCATTACCTTGATTGGGTCATGAAGGGCCTCAAACATTGGAAGTTGCCCGAAGAAGCCATCGAGACATGGAAGTCGTACGCGCCGCAGTAA
- a CDS encoding (2Fe-2S) ferredoxin domain-containing protein: MPKPKHHIVVCTNSRPPGHPKPSCGSAGAASLLMAFNMGLMQKGVMPGEVLVSGSSCLGPCEQGPTVVVYPDATWYSKVTEADVATIIDEHIKGGKPVAKLNPDAVWK; this comes from the coding sequence ATGCCAAAACCAAAGCACCACATCGTCGTCTGTACTAACTCTCGCCCTCCCGGCCATCCAAAGCCATCCTGCGGCAGCGCCGGAGCAGCCTCCCTCCTCATGGCCTTTAATATGGGGCTCATGCAGAAAGGCGTGATGCCGGGTGAAGTCCTCGTCAGCGGCTCCTCCTGCCTCGGCCCTTGCGAGCAGGGACCGACCGTCGTCGTCTATCCGGACGCCACCTGGTATTCGAAAGTCACAGAAGCCGACGTGGCCACCATCATCGATGAACACATCAAAGGCGGAAAGCCGGTTGCGAAGCTGAATCCGGACGCAGTGTGGAAGTAG
- a CDS encoding cobalamin B12-binding domain-containing protein produces the protein MRVEYSKGERASKELIMLHREASEASSGRKMKVLLIYPPDWYPSEPYLSLPSLTAVLRQAGHTVFQKDINLEMWDWYFSEDFLKKVLRRVPQQLDRLRKLSRKRELSETEMDLQIALCDVTRQKIDELIKNAEKAKAVVRGEIFYDIDKLEWALQVFREVTSVISMVYAPARICMPPMETDLSYKVFVSSEIMDAVNDTQVNIYRDVFEHLVKPAIEAEKPDVIGISIVLQQQMFSTMTFCALIKQQFPHIHVTIGGNTVTRLRDVLPQSPLFQYFDSAVVYEGETAFVQLVSAVGAKGSLADVPNTIYKDETGVHTSATSYAEDMATLPPPDFDGLPLHKYFVPTKILPYLATRGCYWGRCEFCDHGEGYTAGYRTKKIQDILADITYLRDKYGARHFHFTDESYPPALFRKLARGLIESQMGIVWTTHMRFEKSLLEDAVWQDAKESGCRYLHFGYESGVERVLQLMDKATTTEIMTQHLKYTAEAGIWNHCMGFFGFPGETREEAWQSVQFLEANKDHVHSLGFGTFDLGRHNPVAKHPEKWGVTAYKNPDWDLALDYYYTVKNGMSIEEAERVFQEFEQKHNPGWDLRLFIREYIFLYVARFGLQKLPDLQYQAAKIQGAAPTLAGKM, from the coding sequence ATGAGAGTTGAGTACTCGAAGGGCGAGCGGGCTTCAAAGGAGCTCATTATGCTCCATCGTGAAGCCTCTGAAGCCAGCAGTGGCCGGAAGATGAAGGTGCTGCTCATCTACCCGCCCGATTGGTATCCCTCCGAACCCTATCTCAGTCTTCCCTCCCTCACCGCTGTCCTCCGCCAGGCGGGCCATACTGTTTTCCAAAAAGACATCAATCTGGAGATGTGGGACTGGTACTTCAGCGAGGATTTTTTGAAGAAAGTCCTGCGCCGGGTGCCGCAGCAGCTCGACCGGCTCCGCAAGCTCTCCAGGAAGCGGGAGTTGAGCGAAACTGAGATGGATTTGCAGATCGCGCTCTGCGATGTGACCCGTCAGAAGATCGACGAATTAATTAAGAATGCAGAGAAGGCGAAGGCGGTAGTCAGAGGAGAAATATTTTATGATATCGATAAGTTAGAGTGGGCACTTCAAGTATTTCGTGAAGTGACATCAGTGATTTCGATGGTCTATGCGCCGGCGCGGATCTGCATGCCGCCGATGGAGACAGATCTGTCCTACAAGGTTTTCGTCTCGTCCGAAATCATGGACGCAGTGAACGATACACAGGTGAACATCTACCGCGACGTATTCGAACATCTGGTAAAGCCGGCGATCGAAGCCGAGAAACCTGACGTTATTGGTATCTCAATTGTCTTGCAGCAGCAGATGTTCTCAACGATGACCTTCTGTGCCCTCATCAAGCAGCAGTTCCCCCACATCCACGTGACGATCGGCGGCAATACGGTCACGCGCCTGCGCGATGTGCTGCCTCAGTCGCCGCTGTTCCAATACTTCGATAGCGCAGTGGTCTATGAAGGGGAGACGGCTTTTGTACAGCTGGTATCGGCGGTCGGGGCAAAGGGGAGTCTGGCTGATGTGCCCAACACCATCTATAAGGATGAAACCGGCGTCCATACATCGGCGACGAGCTACGCGGAAGATATGGCGACGCTGCCGCCGCCGGACTTCGACGGCCTGCCGCTCCATAAATACTTCGTGCCGACGAAGATCCTGCCCTACCTGGCGACGCGAGGTTGTTATTGGGGCCGTTGCGAGTTCTGCGACCATGGCGAGGGCTATACGGCCGGCTACCGGACGAAGAAGATTCAGGACATTCTAGCCGACATCACCTATCTCCGCGACAAGTATGGCGCCAGGCATTTCCATTTCACCGACGAGTCCTATCCGCCTGCGCTGTTTCGCAAGCTTGCGCGTGGTTTAATTGAAAGCCAGATGGGTATCGTCTGGACCACGCACATGCGGTTCGAGAAGAGTCTGTTGGAGGATGCTGTCTGGCAGGATGCGAAGGAGTCCGGCTGCCGCTATCTCCACTTCGGGTACGAGTCGGGCGTCGAGCGGGTGCTGCAGTTGATGGACAAGGCGACGACGACCGAGATCATGACGCAGCACCTCAAGTACACGGCGGAGGCCGGCATCTGGAATCACTGCATGGGCTTCTTCGGTTTTCCCGGCGAGACGAGAGAGGAGGCCTGGCAGTCGGTACAATTCCTCGAAGCGAACAAGGACCATGTCCATTCGCTGGGGTTTGGCACCTTCGACTTGGGCCGGCACAATCCGGTGGCGAAACATCCGGAGAAGTGGGGCGTGACTGCCTATAAGAACCCGGACTGGGACCTGGCGCTCGACTACTACTATACGGTGAAGAACGGGATGAGCATCGAAGAGGCGGAGCGGGTGTTCCAGGAATTCGAACAGAAGCACAATCCGGGCTGGGACCTGCGCCTGTTCATCCGTGAATACATCTTTCTGTACGTCGCGCGGTTTGGGCTGCAGAAGCTGCCGGATCTGCAATATCAAGCGGCGAAGATACAGGGCGCGGCGCCGACGCTGGCGGGGAAAATGTGA
- a CDS encoding HNH endonuclease, which translates to MEMTLLLNATYEPLRVVNWQKAIALLWQGKVEVLEVYDREVHAVSISFKLPSVMRLLKLVRLKDAHRAVKFSRINIFTRDGYACQYCRHKFRTEELTFDHVVPIAKGGRKTWENIVTACWRCNNKKSGRTPEEAGMRLLKKPVKPRWNPIVTITIGIRNTPDSWRDYFYWNMELDADPADT; encoded by the coding sequence ATGGAAATGACCCTTCTGCTCAACGCGACGTACGAACCCCTGAGGGTCGTCAATTGGCAAAAGGCGATTGCGCTTCTTTGGCAGGGTAAGGTTGAAGTCCTCGAAGTCTACGACCGAGAAGTCCACGCGGTATCGATATCCTTTAAACTTCCTTCAGTCATGCGGCTCCTCAAACTGGTGAGGCTCAAGGATGCCCACCGGGCGGTGAAATTTTCACGCATCAATATCTTTACGCGAGATGGCTATGCCTGCCAGTACTGCCGTCACAAGTTCCGGACCGAGGAACTGACGTTCGATCACGTCGTTCCGATCGCCAAGGGAGGGCGAAAGACCTGGGAAAATATCGTGACCGCCTGTTGGCGTTGCAACAACAAGAAGAGCGGTCGCACGCCGGAGGAAGCCGGGATGCGGCTCTTGAAGAAGCCGGTGAAGCCGCGCTGGAATCCTATTGTGACCATTACCATCGGGATTCGAAATACCCCGGACAGCTGGCGTGACTATTTCTATTGGAACATGGAATTGGACGCCGACCCCGCCGACACGTAG
- a CDS encoding zinc-binding dehydrogenase: MKAVIFREHGGTHKLSYEDFPEPMIGPEDVLVRVKACALNHLDIWTREGNPAYPLVMPHIVGSDVAGTVEQIGSQVEGFTAGQRVCVSPGLSCWRCNACLAGRDNFCRSYGLLGAVVHGGYAEYVKVPFRNLLPIPDHISFEQAAAFPLVSVTASHMLFALAGLQQGETVLVMGAGSGVGMMAVQMAKLAGAHVITTVGSEEKVPKAKNLGADAVINHSKEKVAERVKALTERHGVDVVIEHIGPDVWDSCLESLAKGGRLITCGATTGGDVKLNLRYMYARQLTIKGAYMGTRAELVKAAELVRQGRLIPVIDRTFPLQEARQAQDLMLQRQFFGKIVLTVA, translated from the coding sequence ATGAAAGCTGTAATATTTCGTGAGCATGGGGGAACGCATAAGCTGTCCTATGAGGATTTTCCGGAGCCGATGATCGGTCCGGAAGATGTTCTTGTGCGGGTGAAGGCCTGCGCCTTGAACCATCTTGATATTTGGACCCGTGAGGGGAATCCGGCCTATCCCCTGGTCATGCCCCATATAGTAGGATCGGATGTGGCCGGGACCGTGGAGCAAATCGGTTCCCAGGTCGAAGGGTTCACAGCCGGTCAACGTGTCTGTGTCTCTCCCGGTCTCAGTTGCTGGCGCTGCAATGCCTGTCTCGCCGGGCGAGACAATTTCTGCCGTTCTTACGGACTGCTCGGCGCAGTGGTCCATGGCGGCTATGCCGAGTATGTCAAGGTGCCGTTCCGCAATCTGTTGCCGATTCCCGATCACATTTCATTTGAACAGGCCGCAGCCTTTCCTCTCGTGTCGGTGACCGCATCGCACATGCTGTTTGCTCTGGCAGGACTCCAACAGGGCGAAACAGTGTTGGTCATGGGAGCGGGGAGCGGCGTCGGGATGATGGCGGTTCAGATGGCCAAACTCGCCGGGGCCCATGTGATCACGACCGTTGGGTCTGAGGAAAAGGTTCCCAAGGCCAAGAACCTGGGGGCCGATGCTGTCATCAACCATTCGAAAGAAAAGGTTGCGGAGCGCGTAAAGGCGCTGACCGAGCGACATGGCGTCGACGTCGTGATCGAACATATCGGGCCGGATGTCTGGGACAGCTGCTTGGAGTCTCTGGCGAAGGGTGGACGGTTGATCACGTGCGGTGCGACGACCGGAGGAGACGTGAAACTCAATCTGCGCTATATGTACGCCCGCCAGCTGACGATCAAGGGGGCCTATATGGGCACGCGCGCGGAATTGGTGAAGGCTGCCGAGCTAGTGAGACAGGGTCGGCTGATCCCGGTGATTGACCGCACATTTCCACTTCAGGAAGCTCGCCAGGCGCAGGACTTGATGTTACAGCGGCAGTTCTTTGGCAAAATTGTACTGACGGTGGCATGA
- a CDS encoding porin family protein encodes MNQPVRYVAMVFALLISTGEAFALDTLLSPLYIGGKIGVSLMSANDIANTSSVASLTKTDSHDTVVPVGAAIGYNWRKHGVSLRTEFEYLNRSNFGYTSIPVFTSSFTPIGLTSKIISQTLFANVFYDFHNATLFTPFLGGGIGAAINKSTTTLNVIGSPVFDTFETTDTRFAWHVGAGVAVQVTEIMLLELSYRHTDLGGAVWGNKGALELTTNSLHANEFLFAARLQF; translated from the coding sequence ATGAATCAGCCGGTCCGTTACGTCGCAATGGTCTTTGCACTATTGATCTCCACCGGGGAGGCGTTTGCGCTGGACACACTCCTCTCCCCACTCTACATCGGGGGCAAGATTGGGGTATCCCTGATGTCAGCAAACGATATTGCCAACACATCGTCAGTCGCATCTCTCACAAAAACAGATTCTCACGACACCGTCGTGCCGGTCGGGGCAGCGATCGGTTACAACTGGCGCAAACACGGAGTTTCTCTCCGTACTGAGTTTGAGTATCTCAATCGGTCAAACTTTGGCTACACCTCGATTCCAGTTTTTACCAGTTCTTTTACCCCGATCGGCTTGACCAGCAAGATAATAAGCCAGACGCTGTTCGCCAACGTCTTTTATGACTTTCACAATGCGACCCTGTTTACCCCTTTTCTCGGAGGAGGCATTGGTGCTGCGATCAACAAATCGACGACCACTCTGAATGTCATCGGCTCACCTGTCTTCGACACGTTCGAGACAACTGATACAAGATTTGCGTGGCACGTCGGCGCCGGTGTCGCGGTTCAGGTCACCGAGATCATGCTCTTGGAACTGAGTTACCGCCACACAGACCTTGGAGGCGCCGTATGGGGCAATAAGGGCGCCCTCGAGCTGACGACTAACAGCCTCCATGCGAACGAGTTTCTCTTTGCCGCACGGTTACAGTTCTAG
- a CDS encoding CBS domain-containing protein, which yields MSTIEKIMRKQPKTVGPTVSIVSAAKKMKAARVGSLFVKKGKKLVGIVTDTDIVRRAVSTNKPLGKLTVEKIMTAPICTIEGSESVDDAQDMMADLGVRHLAVTKAGEIVGVVSVRDLLMFYKWYAQSKIPPEAQYSEPKIMQD from the coding sequence ATGTCTACCATAGAAAAAATCATGAGAAAGCAGCCCAAGACTGTGGGCCCCACCGTATCGATTGTAAGCGCGGCCAAGAAAATGAAGGCGGCGCGGGTAGGCTCGTTGTTTGTGAAGAAGGGGAAGAAGCTGGTCGGGATCGTCACCGATACGGATATCGTCCGACGCGCTGTCTCAACCAATAAACCCCTTGGCAAGTTGACCGTCGAGAAGATTATGACGGCGCCCATCTGCACCATAGAGGGGAGTGAGTCGGTTGATGATGCTCAGGATATGATGGCTGACTTAGGCGTGCGCCATCTCGCGGTGACCAAAGCAGGGGAGATTGTAGGGGTGGTTTCCGTGCGGGATCTGTTGATGTTTTATAAATGGTATGCGCAATCGAAGATTCCGCCGGAGGCGCAGTATTCGGAACCGAAGATTATGCAGGACTAG
- a CDS encoding PhzF family phenazine biosynthesis protein, with protein MSDRRALKFYQADVFTGLPFGGNPVAVFPDAQGLTHVQLQQIAREMNLSETVFVLPPTDKAAVIRLRIFTPTQEIPFAGHPVLGTFFVLAELGIISAKEPVTRFMQECNIGLFPVELHAEGGLVERVVMTQPKPEFLGPVDDMEDLYKIASALGMAKHMIADTKWPIEVVSTGLPVLIVPARTLTAVRSIQPDASAIMDICHRFGATGIVVFTTVTVEPSATVHTRMFAPSIGILEDPATGSASGALGAYLVQNGVVDVAPVTEILVEQGYEIERPSQIFVQVESDDDIIQTVKVGGQCVMTVEGVLKF; from the coding sequence ATGTCTGACCGCCGGGCCCTCAAGTTCTATCAAGCCGATGTGTTCACCGGGCTGCCCTTTGGCGGCAACCCGGTCGCAGTTTTCCCCGACGCGCAGGGCCTCACCCACGTTCAACTGCAACAGATTGCCAGGGAGATGAACCTCTCCGAGACCGTGTTCGTGCTGCCTCCGACGGACAAGGCAGCGGTGATCAGGCTTAGGATTTTCACCCCCACGCAGGAAATTCCGTTTGCCGGCCATCCGGTCCTGGGAACCTTCTTCGTGCTTGCCGAGCTGGGAATCATCTCAGCCAAAGAACCGGTGACGCGATTCATGCAAGAATGCAATATCGGACTGTTTCCGGTCGAACTCCATGCCGAGGGTGGACTGGTGGAGCGGGTGGTCATGACGCAGCCGAAGCCGGAGTTCCTGGGGCCGGTGGATGACATGGAGGATCTCTATAAGATCGCCAGCGCGCTCGGCATGGCAAAACATATGATCGCCGACACGAAGTGGCCGATCGAGGTGGTCTCCACCGGACTACCAGTATTGATTGTACCGGCGCGGACCCTCACGGCTGTTCGCTCGATTCAGCCGGACGCCTCCGCGATCATGGACATCTGCCATCGCTTCGGGGCCACCGGCATCGTAGTCTTTACGACGGTGACTGTCGAGCCCTCTGCGACCGTTCATACGCGCATGTTTGCTCCCTCGATCGGGATACTCGAAGACCCCGCGACCGGCAGCGCCAGCGGGGCGCTGGGGGCCTATCTGGTGCAGAACGGCGTGGTCGACGTGGCCCCAGTGACGGAAATCCTCGTCGAGCAGGGCTATGAGATCGAGCGTCCATCGCAAATTTTCGTACAGGTCGAGTCGGATGACGACATCATTCAAACCGTGAAGGTGGGTGGGCAGTGTGTCATGACAGTGGAAGGGGTGCTGAAGTTCTAG
- the tmpT gene encoding thiopurine S-methyltransferase, protein MDASFWHQRWRTNEIPFHEHAVNQQLLKHFSALSLAKAGRVFVPLCGKSLDIGWLLSRGHAVAGAELSEIAVQQLFVELGMEPSIVELGTVRHYHGQKIDIFVGDIFQVSREMLSPVDAVYDRAALVALPAEVRQRYAAHLMEITATAPQLLICYEYDQALQAGPPFSVGRKELHRHYRESYRLTLLDSADVAGGLKGKCPAKENVWLLNKR, encoded by the coding sequence ATGGATGCGAGTTTTTGGCACCAACGATGGCGCACCAATGAGATCCCGTTCCACGAGCATGCAGTCAACCAGCAACTGCTCAAACATTTCTCCGCTCTTTCATTGGCCAAGGCCGGCCGGGTGTTTGTGCCGCTGTGCGGCAAGTCTCTTGATATAGGCTGGTTGCTGTCCCGCGGCCATGCGGTCGCCGGCGCGGAACTGAGCGAGATTGCCGTGCAGCAGCTTTTCGTCGAGCTTGGCATGGAACCCAGCATCGTGGAGCTCGGCACCGTACGGCACTACCACGGACAGAAGATCGACATCTTTGTGGGTGACATCTTTCAGGTCTCGCGCGAAATGCTGAGTCCTGTCGACGCCGTCTATGACCGGGCGGCGCTAGTCGCGCTCCCAGCAGAGGTCCGCCAACGCTATGCGGCGCACCTCATGGAAATCACAGCCACTGCGCCCCAATTACTCATTTGTTATGAGTATGACCAGGCCCTGCAGGCGGGGCCTCCATTTTCAGTCGGTCGCAAGGAACTCCATCGCCACTATCGCGAGAGTTATCGACTCACGCTGCTGGACAGTGCGGACGTAGCCGGTGGTTTAAAAGGTAAATGCCCGGCGAAAGAGAACGTCTGGCTGCTGAATAAACGGTAA
- a CDS encoding tetratricopeptide repeat protein — protein sequence MKQVSLALSVIFAGLAITVASCDSEKPYAPAAKTGTAATAPMSDEALTSAVGSPGQADNDEGVSQYKQGNMDVAIDRFQKALKSDPKSAEAQYNLGLSFDKMGKHDEATAAFKQAIALAPANPAIKDSPTLKKHLGA from the coding sequence GTGAAACAGGTATCTCTAGCACTGAGTGTCATTTTTGCGGGTCTTGCCATCACCGTCGCGTCTTGTGATTCTGAGAAACCTTATGCGCCCGCGGCAAAGACTGGCACGGCTGCGACTGCCCCCATGTCTGACGAGGCTCTCACCTCTGCGGTTGGGTCGCCTGGTCAAGCGGACAATGACGAAGGAGTGAGCCAATACAAGCAGGGCAACATGGATGTCGCGATCGATCGGTTTCAGAAAGCGCTCAAGTCAGATCCGAAGTCGGCGGAAGCCCAGTATAACTTGGGCCTCAGCTTCGACAAGATGGGAAAGCACGATGAAGCGACCGCCGCCTTCAAGCAGGCCATAGCACTGGCTCCTGCGAATCCAGCTATCAAGGATTCTCCGACTCTCAAAAAACACCTCGGTGCATAG